The Penaeus vannamei isolate JL-2024 chromosome 39, ASM4276789v1, whole genome shotgun sequence genome window below encodes:
- the LOC138859927 gene encoding pro-resilin-like: MNTKVFVVLCLAAVVAADSRESFESFESGEAKYDFNWAVNHDDSGNDFGHQEARDGDHTQGSYYVQLPDGRLQTVKYFVDGDSGYVAEVNYEGEARYPDSYESNESK; this comes from the exons ATGAACACCAAG GTCTTCGTCGTTCTCTGCCTTGCAGCCGTCGTTGCTGCAGACAGCAGG GAGTCCTTTGAGTCCTTCGAGTCAGGTgaggccaagtacgacttcaactgggCCGTCAACCACGacgactccggcaacgacttcggacaccaggaggcCCGCGACGGCGAccacactcagggatcctactacgtgcagctccccgacggccgcctgcagaccgtcaagtacttcgtggacggcgactccggctacgtggccgaggtcaactacgagggcgaggctcgctaCCCCGACTCCTACGAGTCAAATGAATCGAAATAA
- the LOC138860011 gene encoding pro-resilin-like, translating to MNTKVLLLICLAAVVAAESRESFESYESGEAKYDFNWAVNHDDSGNDFGHQEARDGDDTQGSYYVQLPDGRLQTVKYFVDGDSGYVAEVNYEGEARYPDSYESNESK from the exons ATGAACACCAAG gtcctcctcctcatctgcctCGCAGCCGTTGTAGCTGCCGAAAGCCGG GAATCCTTTGAGTCCTACGAGTCAGGTgaggccaagtacgacttcaactgggCCGTGAACCACGacgactccggcaacgactttGGACACCAGGAAGCCCGGGACGGCGACGACACCcaaggatcctactacgtgcagctccccgacggccgcctgcagaccgtcaagtacttcgtggacggcgactccggctacgtggccgaggtcaactacgagggcgaggctcgttACCCCGACTCCTACGAGTCAAATGAATCGAAATAG
- the LOC138859991 gene encoding pro-resilin-like: MCSKWEVFVVLILLGLAALVAADSRESFESFESGEAKYDFNWAVNHDDSGNDFGHQEARNGDNTQGSYYVQLPDGRLQTVRYVVDGDDGYVAEVNYEGEARYPDSYESNESK, translated from the exons ATGTGCTCAAAATGGGAGGTTTTTGTA GTCCTTATCCTTCTTGGTCTTGCGGCCCTCGTTGCTGCCGACAGCCGA GAGTCCTTTGAGTCCTTCGAGTCAGGTgaggccaagtacgacttcaactgggCCGTCAACCACGacgactccggcaacgacttcggacaccaggaagcccgcAATGGAGacaacactcagggatcctactacgtgcagctccccgacggccgcctgcagaccgtgAGGTACGTCGTGGACGGCGACgacggctacgtggctgaggtcaactacgagggcgaggctcgttACCCCGATTCATACGAGTCAAATGAATCAAAATAG